The following proteins are co-located in the Candidatus Neomarinimicrobiota bacterium genome:
- the ftsH gene encoding ATP-dependent zinc metalloprotease FtsH, which translates to MKETPDKTQKKKQSTPKRPAGPRKPVPPGKRPPQGARPPRGGSSPGQKPGGETGFDWKKAPKTPLIWIFIIVAVIFLANMFASNTIGEREITYTQFNEYLESGQVLEGEIIGNKFHGVLKSPQTVTVNGTRFEFTRFTLIIPFVDSPMLEKWDTYRLNYTFKEQNTNWTEVLIGIIPWILIIGLWIFWMRRLQGNGNGQKGIFSFGKSPAKMFNPEKTQVTFNDVAGCEEAKYELQEIIEFLRDPDRFQRLGGKIPRGALLLGPPGTGKTLLAKAAAGEAKVPFYSISGADFVEMFVGVGASRVRGLFEQAQKTSPCIVFIDEIDAVGRQRGAGLGGGHDEREQTLNQLLVQMDGFDSDSSVIVLAATNRPDILDKALLRPGRFDRQIVVDIPDVNGREGILKVHTKRIPLAKDVNLKILAKSTPGMVGADLANMVNEAALLAARKDKNSVEMRDFEDAKDKVLMGAERRSMIISDKDKKITAYHETGHALVALFLPEADPVHKVSIIPRGRALGVTHIMPVDDRHNYSRNYVLSQLQVLLGGRSAEEIVFEDITTGAGNDLERATGLARKMVCEWGMSSKLGPLTFGKQNEEIFLGREFGRTADYSEKTAREIDTEISEIVTFAHESAKKILTDHLDLLHKVADALLAREMLDNQELMDIIRESGIDTDTLVKGFSPNSPAENTEAPEDIKVQGDEGN; encoded by the coding sequence ATGAAAGAAACACCCGATAAAACTCAAAAAAAGAAACAATCAACCCCGAAAAGACCCGCCGGTCCACGTAAACCTGTCCCCCCGGGAAAACGGCCGCCCCAGGGTGCTCGTCCGCCCCGTGGTGGCAGTAGTCCGGGTCAGAAACCCGGCGGCGAAACGGGCTTCGACTGGAAAAAAGCCCCCAAAACACCTCTCATCTGGATTTTTATCATCGTGGCGGTGATTTTCCTGGCCAATATGTTTGCCAGCAATACCATCGGTGAACGTGAAATCACCTATACCCAGTTCAATGAATACCTGGAATCGGGGCAGGTCCTGGAAGGAGAAATCATCGGTAATAAATTCCACGGTGTGCTGAAATCCCCCCAGACCGTCACGGTGAACGGCACCCGGTTTGAATTCACCCGTTTTACCCTCATCATCCCCTTTGTGGACAGTCCCATGCTGGAAAAATGGGATACATACAGGCTGAACTACACCTTTAAAGAACAAAACACCAACTGGACCGAGGTCCTCATCGGTATTATCCCCTGGATTCTCATCATTGGCCTGTGGATTTTCTGGATGCGCCGCCTTCAGGGGAACGGAAACGGACAAAAGGGCATTTTCAGCTTCGGAAAGAGTCCGGCCAAGATGTTCAACCCCGAAAAAACCCAGGTCACCTTCAACGATGTGGCAGGCTGTGAGGAAGCCAAGTACGAACTTCAGGAGATCATCGAATTTTTAAGAGATCCCGACCGTTTTCAGCGCCTGGGCGGAAAAATTCCACGGGGCGCTCTTCTCCTGGGCCCTCCCGGCACCGGTAAAACCCTCCTGGCCAAAGCCGCCGCCGGCGAAGCAAAAGTTCCTTTTTACTCCATCTCCGGCGCCGATTTTGTGGAGATGTTTGTAGGTGTCGGCGCCAGCCGGGTCCGCGGGCTCTTTGAACAGGCCCAGAAAACCTCTCCCTGCATTGTTTTTATTGATGAAATTGATGCCGTGGGACGTCAGCGCGGGGCCGGCCTCGGCGGCGGGCACGATGAACGGGAACAAACCCTCAATCAGCTTCTGGTCCAGATGGATGGCTTCGATTCCGATTCCAGTGTCATCGTACTGGCGGCTACCAACCGCCCCGATATTCTGGATAAAGCCCTTCTCCGTCCCGGCCGTTTCGACCGCCAGATTGTGGTGGATATCCCCGATGTGAACGGACGGGAGGGAATCCTCAAGGTCCATACCAAACGGATTCCCCTGGCCAAAGATGTAAACCTGAAAATCCTGGCCAAAAGCACCCCCGGCATGGTGGGAGCCGATCTGGCCAACATGGTGAATGAAGCCGCCCTCCTGGCAGCACGGAAGGATAAGAACTCCGTGGAAATGCGGGATTTTGAGGATGCTAAGGATAAGGTCCTTATGGGTGCCGAACGACGCTCCATGATTATCAGCGACAAGGATAAAAAAATTACGGCTTACCATGAAACGGGACACGCCCTGGTGGCTCTCTTTCTACCGGAAGCCGATCCCGTTCACAAAGTCTCCATCATCCCCCGGGGACGGGCACTGGGCGTGACCCACATCATGCCCGTGGACGACAGGCACAACTACTCCCGGAATTATGTCCTTTCCCAGTTGCAGGTCCTGTTGGGCGGTCGCTCCGCCGAGGAGATTGTCTTTGAGGATATCACCACCGGCGCCGGAAACGATTTGGAACGAGCTACCGGACTCGCCCGCAAAATGGTTTGTGAATGGGGCATGAGCTCCAAACTGGGTCCCCTCACCTTCGGCAAACAGAACGAAGAAATCTTCCTGGGCCGTGAATTCGGCCGCACCGCCGACTACAGCGAAAAAACCGCCCGGGAAATTGACACCGAAATCTCAGAAATCGTCACTTTCGCCCACGAAAGCGCCAAAAAAATTCTCACTGATCACCTGGACCTTCTTCACAAAGTCGCCGACGCCCTCCTGGCCCGTGAAATGCTCGATAACCAGGAACTCATGGACATCATCCGCGAATCTGGCATCGACACGGACACCTTAGTGAAGGGATTTAGTCCAAATTCTCCCGCAGAGAACACAGAAGCACCGGAAGACATAAAGGTACAAGGAGATGAGGGGAATTAA
- the hpt gene encoding hypoxanthine phosphoribosyltransferase produces the protein MTSSKKKLIIDHEGPFQGQILESLFSEAEIQSRVKELADQISHDFKNAKQPPILIGVLNGSLFFMADLMRAMSIEVEMDFIKISSYHHTSSTGTVRLVKDISAQITDRDVLIVEDIVDTGLSINFLRNRMLSNAPHSLRVVTFLYKKEVSQLKKEPEYIGFVIPNRFVVGYGLDLDQKYRTLRNIYAFTSDNKQE, from the coding sequence ATGACCTCATCGAAAAAAAAGCTGATCATTGATCACGAAGGACCTTTTCAAGGGCAAATACTGGAAAGCCTTTTCAGCGAAGCCGAGATCCAGTCCCGCGTGAAAGAGCTGGCGGACCAGATATCCCATGATTTTAAAAACGCAAAACAACCGCCGATTCTCATTGGCGTGCTGAACGGCAGTCTCTTTTTTATGGCCGATCTCATGCGGGCTATGTCTATCGAGGTGGAAATGGATTTTATCAAGATTTCTTCGTATCACCATACCTCTTCCACGGGGACGGTCCGCCTGGTGAAGGATATCAGCGCCCAGATTACGGACCGGGATGTGTTGATTGTGGAGGATATCGTGGATACGGGACTCTCCATCAATTTTCTCCGGAACCGCATGCTCTCCAACGCACCCCACTCTCTCCGCGTGGTAACTTTTCTTTATAAAAAAGAAGTGAGCCAGTTGAAAAAGGAACCGGAATATATTGGATTCGTAATACCCAATCGCTTTGTGGTGGGGTACGGACTGGATCTGGACCAGAAATACCGGACCCTCCGGAATATTTATGCCTTTACATCCGACAACAAACAGGAATGA